From a region of the Alosa sapidissima isolate fAloSap1 chromosome 9, fAloSap1.pri, whole genome shotgun sequence genome:
- the LOC121718645 gene encoding histone H1-like yields the protein MAEVAPAPAPAKAPKKKAPRPKKTGPSVGELVVKAISASKEKKGVSLAALKKALAAGGYDVEKNNARVKLAIKSLVTKGTLVQTKGTGASGSFKLNKKPAEAKKKVAKKPAAKAKKPAAKKPAAAKKPKKAVAKKPAAAKKSPKKAKKPAAPKKATKSPKKAKKPAAPKKAAKSPKKAKAAKPKVAKPKAAKPKKAAPKKK from the coding sequence ATGGCAGAAGTTGCTCCCGCTCCCGCGCCGGCTAAAGCCCCCAAGAAGAAGGCACCTAGGCCTAAGAAAACTGGACCAAGTGTGGGTGAGCTCGTCGTGAAGGCCATCTCAGCATCCAAGGAAAAGAAGGGGGTGTCTTTGGCTGCCCTGAAAAAAGCTTTGGCCGCTGGTGGATACGATGTGGAGAAGAATAACGCACGCGTCAAACTGGCAATCAAGAGCCTGGTGACAAAGGGCACGCTGGTTCAGACCAAAGGAACCGGTGCGTCCGGCTCCTTCAAGCTGAACAAGAAACCGGCAGAGGCCAAGAAGAAGGTGGCGAAGAAACCTGCAGCCAAAGCCAAGAAACCAGCGGCAAAGAAACCTGCAGCAGCAAAGAAGCCCAAGAAGGCAGTGGCTAAGAAGCCTGCAGCCGCCAAGAAGTCCCCGAAGAAAGCCAAGAAACCCGCTGCGCCCAAGAAGGCCACAAAGAGCCCGAAAAAGGCAAAGAAGCCCGCCGCTCCCAAGAAGGCAGCTAAGAGCCCGAAGAAAGCGAAGGCGGCTAAGCCCAAGGTGGCCAAACCTAAAGCCGCCAAACCCAAGAAGGCTGCTCCTAAGAAGAAGTAA
- the LOC121718660 gene encoding histone H2A-like — translation MSGRGKTGGKARAKAKSRSSRAGLQFPVGRVHRLLRKGNYAQRVGAGAPVYLAAVLEYLTAEILELAGNAARDNKKTRIIPRHLQLAVRNDEELNKLLGGVTIAQGGVLPNIQAVLLPKKTEKSK, via the coding sequence ATGAGCGGAAGAGGCAAAACAGGAGGAAAGGCAAGAGCAAAGGCAAAGTCTCGTTCATCCAGGGCTGGACTGCAGTTCCCTGTTGGGCGTGTGCACAGACTGCTGCGTAAAGGCAACTATGCACAGCGTGTGGGAGCTGGTGCGCCCGtttatttggctgctgtgctcGAGTACCTGACGGCTGAGATTTTGGAGTTGGCAGGTAACGCTGCCCGTGACAACAAGAAGACCCGTATCATTCCCCGTCATCTGCAGCTTGCTGTGCGTAACGACGAGGAGTTGAACAAACTCCTCGGTGGAGTGACCATCGCTCAGGGTGGTGTGCTGCCTAACATCCAGGCTGTACTGCTACCCAAGAAGACTGAGAAGTCCAAATAA